Part of the Nostoc sp. ATCC 53789 genome, GGCGGTGAATAATGTATCTTTTACAGTCAATCAACATGAGATTTTTGGATTAATTGGCCCTAACGGCGCTGGGAAAACAACACTGTTTAATTTGATTACAGCTTTTATTCCCCTTTCTAGTGGAGAGTTGCGCTATCAAGGTGCTAATATTTCTCAATTACGTCCCCATCAAATTGCCGGTTTAGGTATTGCTCGGACTTTTCAAAATATTCGCTTATTTGGTGAATTGTCAGCGCTAGAAAATGTAATAATTGCCCGACATTTAGATAATAAAAGCAATCTATTAACAGGAGTTTTGGGATTACCACCAGCGCGTCGGGAAGAGAAAAAAAGCAGGCGAAAAGCTTTACAATTATTAGAAATGGTGGGATTGAGCGATCGCGCTGACGAAAAAGCCAAAAACTTCGCTTATGGGGATCAGCGTCGCTTAGAAATTGCCCGCGCTTTAGCCTTAGAACCGCAAATCTTACTCCTCGACGAACCTGCGGCGGGGATGAATCCCAACGAAAAGCAGCAACTGAGTGAATTTATCCGTAGTCTGCGAGAACAGTTTAATTTGACAATTGTCCTGATTGAACACCATGTACCCTTAGTTATGGGTTTGTGCGATCGCATTGCCGTGTTAGATTTTGGGCAGTTGATTGCCTTGGGTGAACCAGCTGTAGTTAGAAACGATCCGGCTGTAATTGAAGCTTATTTAGGAAATGAATGATAACTAACCAAAGAATTACAGAATCTGTTGCAATTCCTCAATAGTATTTGCAGTGACAATATTCCGTAAAATTGTTTTCAAACGCTCTAAATCCTGAATCTGGTTAATTTCTGGCATCAATTGTAAGCCGCGATCGCTAAATTTCAACTCTAAATTAATTTCAATCGCAGAAAGTATTCCTCGTAGTTCCCCGCTTGCTTTCCCGCGTTCTTCTCCACGCGCTTCCCCGCGTGCTTCCCCTTCGCGTAAAATTTCCTGATACCAAGGTGACTCACGTAATACAGACATATCCCACCTCATGATTTCTTGAACGAGCGTGTTCTCTAAAACAAACGTAGCAAAAAAAGCTAGAACTGTTTCCAGTTGGTTTAGTTGTTCATCAGCACGGAGGATTTGCAATGCTTCTCTAATAATAGATTCATTTTCACCACCTTTGAGAATGGGTACAAATGGTAGTAAGGATGGTAAAGGTTGTTGAAAAGCAATATTGACATCAATTTCCCACAGATTAATTACTCGATAATCTTGTATCGCCCTTAATCCTGCAATATTTGATGTAAAGCTTGTGGGTATTTCGTTGTTACCAGTTTTAAGAATATTGATCAGGACGGGATATGTTGGTAAGTTATATTTTTCTTCTGCAAGTGCAGCATAAGCACGCATCCGACGTGGCATTTGGGATTGATAGCGTAATTGCAATTCGTTGAGAAGCAAAAATTCTCCGTGTTGGGGACTACTAACACGGATTAAAACATCACTTTCCCGGCTAATCCACTGAAATTCACTATTTAGAATTTCCCCAGCAACAATATCAGGAATCTGCGTTACCCATCTTACCCAGTTATTGGGTGCGAGACTGATTAATTTTTTGGTACTGACATCAGCAGGCTTCGTCATTCAGGTATAGATGCACTCAGTAAGTGAGATTTATGGTAACTTGAAATTTAGCATTACACGCAAAAAATGTTTATCAAAGCGCATCAGTGAAATTTAAGCAGACAAAATTTTTATAAAATCTTCTAAAGAATTTACTGCGATCGCGCTATCCATTAAAATTTCTAATTGCTCCACACTTTCACCCTCAAGCCTTGCTTCTACCTCATGAGAAATTTCGCCAAAGCGTTGTTCCAATACTCGGATTAACTGCCGTCGCGCACCCTCTTGAATACCTCTTTGCTCAAT contains:
- a CDS encoding ABC transporter ATP-binding protein, which produces MTNNIVLEAKSLTRRFGGLVAVNNVSFTVNQHEIFGLIGPNGAGKTTLFNLITAFIPLSSGELRYQGANISQLRPHQIAGLGIARTFQNIRLFGELSALENVIIARHLDNKSNLLTGVLGLPPARREEKKSRRKALQLLEMVGLSDRADEKAKNFAYGDQRRLEIARALALEPQILLLDEPAAGMNPNEKQQLSEFIRSLREQFNLTIVLIEHHVPLVMGLCDRIAVLDFGQLIALGEPAVVRNDPAVIEAYLGNE
- a CDS encoding transposase — encoded protein: MTKPADVSTKKLISLAPNNWVRWVTQIPDIVAGEILNSEFQWISRESDVLIRVSSPQHGEFLLLNELQLRYQSQMPRRMRAYAALAEEKYNLPTYPVLINILKTGNNEIPTSFTSNIAGLRAIQDYRVINLWEIDVNIAFQQPLPSLLPFVPILKGGENESIIREALQILRADEQLNQLETVLAFFATFVLENTLVQEIMRWDMSVLRESPWYQEILREGEARGEARGEERGKASGELRGILSAIEINLELKFSDRGLQLMPEINQIQDLERLKTILRNIVTANTIEELQQIL